TACCCAAATAATGAGAATCATCAATAGAACTGGCATAACAATTAATGTGAGCAATAAATACGCTATCAGAGAAAACAATCTAACTACTAAACCAAATCCACGGGCGACAATTTGGTCTAAGATAAAGTTCTTCAAACCTACGAGACTTGGTTCCAATGGCTTAGCAGTTCTCCTCCANNNNNNNNNNNNNNNNNNNNNNNNNNNNNNNNNNNNNNNNNNNNNNNNNNNNNNNNNNNNNNNNNNNNNNNNNNNNNNNNNNNNNNNNNNNNNNNNNNNNCCTTAATTTTAACTATTTATTGATTTTGTTTTCTAGCTTTTACTAATCCCATTTTGTTTAGATTCAGTCATTGAAATTCCCTGGCCAATTAATCAGCTACAAAATCTTTAGGAGCAAGCAGCACGGTTAATATTTGTTCCGGCTTTAAATATTGGTCTACGGCCTGTTTTATATTATCTATAGTGACCTCCTCAATTTCTTTTTTAGTTTCTTCAAATCCTCTAGGGTATCCTAGGTAAGTTATATCTCTTTCTGCTTTCATAATAATGTTTCCTGTATGTTCATAAGCCAATAGAAGGCGCCCAATGGATAATCTTTTTACCTTGTTTAAAAGCTCTTCGTTAGTTTTAGATTTGTCTATAACTTCTAAAGTTGCCCCGATTGCTTCTTTGTATCTTTTAGGATCTGTACCAATATAAATATCAAATGACCCAAAATCACTCTCTCTTGATATAGATGAATTAATTGAATAACATAAACCACGTTTATCTCTCACTTCTTGAAAGAGAGGAAATGACATACCGCCAGAAATCATTTTACTAAAAAATTCTAGATAAAGAGAGGATTTATCCATGCCCGAACCAACTATGGCATCCAAACCTACGTGTAATTGGTCTAGTTCTTTTCTTTCTATAAACTGCTTTTCTGCTTGTACCGGTAATGTTTCCCTCCTTCTAATATTTGGCTGTGAGTTTGGATGTTCTACAAAATATTTATCAAAGAGCTCTCGCGCCCTTGCTTCTGAGATATCTCCCACCGCAATAAAAGTATAATTAGCTGGGTTGTAGTATCTTCGTTTAAAATTTAAAAAATCATCTCTTCTGAACGCCGATACCGACTCCTTAGAGCCCAACGTATCCTTAGAAAGAGGATGGCCTTTATATATAAAATCTGAGACTATTTTCCAAAGGTAGGACCGAGGATTATCGTTACGCCTATTTATTTCTTGAATTACGTTTTTCATTTCTATTGGAATTTTTTCTGCGGGGATGATTGATTTTTCTATCTGCTCGCTCACGATTTGTACTGCTCTTTCAGCATATTCAGATGGAACACGGGCAAAATAGAAAGTTTTCTCATCGCTAGTCCAAGCGTT
The sequence above is drawn from the Candidatus Paceibacterota bacterium genome and encodes:
- a CDS encoding pitrilysin family protein encodes the protein MEHNFSKTITKSGAPLWTLSSSNYNSVSIGVLVKGGTRDEIIPKEAGIAHALEHMHFQGTENFPNSLKISEYIEEVGGEINAWTSDEKTFYFARVPSEYAERAVQIVSEQIEKSIIPAEKIPIEMKNVIQEINRRNDNPRSYLWKIVSDFIYKGHPLSKDTLGSKESVSAFRRDDFLNFKRRYYNPANYTFIAVGDISEARARELFDKYFVEHPNSQPNIRRRETLPVQAEKQFIERKELDQLHVGLDAIVGSGMDKSSLYLEFFSKMISGGMSFPLFQEVRDKRGLCYSINSSISRESDFGSFDIYIGTDPKRYKEAIGATLEVIDKSKTNEELLNKVKRLSIGRLLLAYEHTGNIIMKAERDITYLGYPRGFEETKKEIEEVTIDNIKQAVDQYLKPEQILTVLLAPKDFVAD